The proteins below are encoded in one region of Sulfolobus sp. A20:
- a CDS encoding PLP-dependent aminotransferase family protein: MVSRIGKEIEISPVELASQIAKKVKINLASGTPDPKKIPLNDIREAYTEVIEEYGAKVLFYPGAGGQEELIQEIDKKFLNLLGITKRKDEKIVITSGAQHALELIGKYFLENDVIAVENPTFIETFNSLKLRSSSIVPISLDYDGLNVDELEDILKIVKIKLLYTIPNCHNPAGVNISECRRKRLVELAEKYDFYIIEDDPYRPIAGEVPPPIKNFDTSGRVIYVSSFSKIIAPGLRIGFIIANEQISEKISLLEQLDFSTSTINQYVVARLIRKGMIEERSKELFRYYGEKMKILIDSLRENGLNEFDPPKCGFFLLLNLNKNSWDVFYKAVEKGLSFVPAKPFFIRGGETMARLSISVASPEQIVEGVKILSDILAR; encoded by the coding sequence TTGGTATCGAGAATTGGAAAGGAAATAGAGATTTCCCCCGTAGAGTTAGCTTCACAGATTGCTAAAAAGGTAAAAATCAATTTAGCAAGTGGTACTCCAGATCCTAAGAAAATTCCGTTGAATGATATAAGAGAAGCTTATACAGAAGTTATAGAAGAATATGGGGCAAAAGTTTTGTTTTATCCTGGTGCTGGAGGGCAAGAGGAATTAATACAAGAAATTGATAAAAAATTTCTTAACTTATTAGGAATTACAAAAAGAAAAGATGAAAAAATTGTAATAACCAGTGGGGCTCAACACGCATTAGAGCTAATAGGAAAATATTTTCTAGAAAATGACGTAATAGCAGTTGAAAATCCAACGTTTATCGAGACGTTTAATTCATTAAAATTAAGAAGCTCTTCAATTGTTCCAATATCTTTAGACTACGATGGATTGAATGTTGATGAACTGGAGGACATACTAAAGATAGTTAAAATAAAACTGTTATATACTATTCCAAACTGCCATAATCCAGCTGGAGTTAATATATCAGAGTGTAGAAGAAAAAGACTTGTTGAATTAGCTGAAAAATATGACTTCTATATTATTGAAGATGATCCTTATAGACCTATAGCCGGAGAAGTTCCACCACCAATAAAGAACTTTGACACGAGTGGAAGAGTGATTTATGTTAGTAGTTTTAGTAAAATTATAGCTCCAGGATTAAGGATCGGCTTCATAATAGCTAATGAGCAAATCTCGGAAAAGATAAGCCTTTTAGAGCAATTAGATTTCTCTACTTCTACAATAAATCAATACGTAGTAGCAAGGTTAATAAGAAAAGGGATGATTGAGGAGAGATCTAAAGAGTTATTTAGATATTATGGTGAGAAGATGAAGATATTAATAGACTCTTTAAGGGAAAATGGACTTAACGAGTTTGACCCCCCAAAATGTGGCTTCTTCCTTTTACTCAATTTAAACAAAAACAGTTGGGATGTATTTTACAAGGCAGTTGAAAAAGGACTAAGCTTCGTACCAGCAAAACCTTTCTTTATTAGAGGAGGCGAAACGATGGCCAGACTGAGCATTTCGGTAGCTTCGCCGGAGCAAATAGTTGAGGGAGTAAAAATACTCAGTGATATTTTAGCTAGATGA